A single Cucumis melo cultivar AY chromosome 4, USDA_Cmelo_AY_1.0, whole genome shotgun sequence DNA region contains:
- the LOC127148779 gene encoding uncharacterized protein LOC127148779: MPPRRGARRGGRGGRGRGAGRVQPEVQPVAQATDPAALVTHADLAAMEQRFRDLIMQMREQQQPAPPAPAPAPAPAPAPVPVAPRVVPDQLSVEAKHLRDFRKYNPTTFDGSLEDPTRAQLWLSSLETIFRYMKCPEDQKVQCAVFMLTDRGTAWWETTERMLGGDVSQITWQQFKESFYVKFFSTSLRDAKRQEFLNLEQGDMTVEQYDAEFDMLSCFAPEMIATEAARADKFVRGLRLDIQGLVRAFRPATHADALRLAVDLSLQERANSSKVAGRGSTSGQKRKAEQQPIPVPQRNFRPGGEFRRFQQKPFEAGEAARGKPLCATCGKHHLGRCLFGTRTCFKCRQEGHTADRCPMRLTGNAQNQGAGAPHQGRVFATNKTEAERAGTVVTGTLPVLGHYALVLFDSGSSHSFISSAFVLHARLEVEPLHHVLSVSTPSRECMLSKEKVKACQIEIAGHVIEVTLLVLDMLDFDVVLGMDWLAANHASIDCSHKEVAFNPPSMASFKFKGEGSRSLPQVISAIRASKLLSQGTWGILASVVDTREVDVSLSSEPVVRDYPDVFPEELPGLPPHREVEFAIELEPGTVPISRAPYRMAPAELKELKVQLQELLDKGFIRPSVSPWGAPVLFVKKKDGSMRLCIDYRELNKVTVKNKYPLPRIDDLFDQLHGATVFSKIDLRLGYHQLRIKDGDVPKTAFRSRYGHYEFIVMSFGLTNAPAVFMDLMNRVFREFLDTFVIVFIDDILIYFKTEAEHEEHLRIVLQTLRDNKLYAKFSKCEFWLKPVSFLGHVVSKAGVSVDPAKIEAVTGSTRPSTVSEVRSFLGLAGYYRRFVENFSRIATPLTQLTRKRAPFVWSKACEDSFQNLKQKLVTAPVLTVPDGSGSFVIYSDASKKGLGCVLMQQGKVVAYASRQLKSHEQNYPTHDSELAAVVFALKIWRHYLYGEKIQIFMDHKSLKYSFTQKELNMRQRRWLELVKDYDCEILYHPGKANVVADALSRKVSHSAALITRQSPLHRDLERAEIAVSVGAVTIQLAQLTVQPTLRQRIIDAQSNDPYLVEKRGLVEAGQAVEFSISSDGGLLFERRLCVPSDSAVKTELLSEAHSSPFSMHPGSTKMYQDLKRVYWWRNMKREVAEFVSRCLV, from the coding sequence atgccgccaaggaggggtgcacgtaggggtggccgaggaggccgagggaggggagcaggacgtgttcaacctgaggtgcagcctgtagcccaagccactgacccggctgcgctagttactcatgcggacctagctgccatggagcagaggttcagggatttgattatgcagatgcgggagcagcagcagcctgccccgccagctccagcaccagctcctgctccagctccggctccagtaccagttgcgccccgggttgtgccggatcagttgtcagtagaggccaagcacctgagggatttcaggaagtataatcccacgacattcgatgggtctttggaggaccccacgagggctcagctgtggttatcgtctttggagaccatattccgatacatgaagtgccctgaggatcagaaagttcagtgtgctgttttcatgttgacagacagaggtactgcatggtgggagactacagagagaatgctaggtggtgatgtgagtcagatcacgtggcaacagttcaaggagagtttctatgtgAAATTCTTCTCtactagtttgagagatgccaagcggcaggagttcctgaacttagagcagggtgacatgacagtggagcagtatgatgcggagtttgacatgttatcctgcttcgctcccgagatgatagcgaccgaggcggccagagctgataagtttgttagaggcctccgactggacattcagggtttggttcgagctttccgacccgctacacatgccgatgcactgcgcctggcagtggacctcagtttacaggagagggctaactcgtcgaAGGTcgcaggtagaggttcgacctcgggacagaaaaggaaggctgagcagcagcctattcCAGTGCCGCAGCGGAacttcagaccaggtggtgagtttcgccgcttccagcagaaaccttttgaggcaggggaagctgccagggGGAAGCCATTGTGtgccacttgtgggaagcaccatttgggccgttgtttatttggaaccaggacttgctttaagtgtaggcaagaggggcatacagctgacagatgcccgatgagacttacgggaaacgcgcagaatcagggagcaggtgctccacatcagggtagagtctttgctaccaacaagactgaggctgagagggcaggcacggtggtgacaggtacgcttccagtattggggcattacgccttagttttgtttgattcgggatcgtcacattcttttatctcttccgcatttgtgttgcatgcccgcttagaggtagagcccttacaccatgttctatcagtatctactccttccagggagtgtatgttgtcgaaggaaaaggtgaaagcatgccagattgagatagcaggccatgtgattgaagtaacgctgttagtcctggacatgctcgactttgatgtagtcctgggtatggattggttggccgctaaccacgccagcatagattgttcccataaggaggtagcgtttaaccctccctcgatggccagttttaaatttaagggagaagggtcaaggtccttgcctcaggtaatctcagccatcagggccagtaaactgctcagtcaaggtacttggggtatcttagcgagcgtggtggatactagagaggtcgatgtatccctgtcatcagaaccggtggtgagggactatccggatgtctttcctgaagaacttccagggttacctcctcacagagaggttgagtttgccatagagttggagccgggcacggttcctatatccagagccccttacagaatggcccccgcagagctgaaagaactgaaggtgcagttacaagagttgcttgataagggattcattcgaccgagcgtgtcaccttggggtgcgccagttttatttgttaagaagaaggatggatcgatgcgtctatgcattgactatagggagttgaacaaggtaaccgttaagaacaaatatcccttgcctaggatcgacgatctatttgaccagttacatggagccacagtgttctctaagattgatcttcggttgggataccatcagctgaggattaaggatggtgatgtaccgaagacagcatttcgttccaggtatggacactacgagtttattgtgatgtcttttggtttgacgaatgctccggcagtgtttatggacttgatgaacagagtgtttagggagttcctagatacttttgtgatcgtgtttattgatgatatcttgatatacttcaagacggaggccgaacatgaggagcatttacgtatagttttgcaaacacttcgggataataagttgtatgcaaagttctcgaaatgcgagttttggctgaagccggtgtcctttctgggccacgtggtttctaaggctggagtctctgtggatccagctaagatagaggcagttaCCGGTtcgacccgaccttccacagtcagtgaggttcgtagctttctgggtttagcaggttattatcgacggtttgtggagaacttttctcgtatagctactcctcttactcagttgaccaggaagagagctccttttgtttggagcaaggcatgtgaagacagtttccagaaccttaaacagaagctagttaccgcaccggttcttactgtacctgatggttccggcagttttgtgatttatagtgatgcttccaagaagggtttgggttgtgttttgatgcaacagggtaaggtggtcgcttatgcttctcgtcagttgaagagtcatgagcagaactaccctacacatgattcagagttggcagcagtggtttttgctttgaaaatatggaggcattacttatatggtgaaaagatacagatcttcatggatcataagagcttgaaatactcctttactcagaaggaattgaatatgagacaacgaagatggcttgagttagtgaaggattacgattgtgagatactgtatcatccaggcaaggcaaatgtggtagctgatgctcttagtagaaaggtatcacattccgcagcacttattacccgacagtccccattgcatcgagatctggagcgggctgagattgcagtgtcagtgggggcagtcactatacagttagcccagttgacggtacagccgactttgaggcaaaggatcattgatgctcagagtaacgatccttatttggttgagaaacgtggcctagtagaggcagggcaagcggttgagttctccatatcctctgatggtggacttttgtttgagagacgcctctgtgtgccgtcagatagtgcggttaagacagaattattatctgaggctcacagttccccattttccatgcacccaggtagtacgaagatgtatcaggacctgaagcgggtttattggtggcgtaacatgaagagggaggtagcagaatttgttagtagatgcttggtgtga